In Aureibaculum algae, the following are encoded in one genomic region:
- a CDS encoding T9SS type B sorting domain-containing protein produces the protein MFKKSNYYFLFLFLISFFGVAQNAQMNNAALNRQAYCPLSEIKIAPAYSIENKKSVINTVSIKVTSGYQKAHDMLKLTNALLHLTISTNWNVAEGKLILTSSKDKPLSTAEWTSAVKDVAYINNSASVSGERTFSVFINNNSKNTVNTHIFVPTISEVIANERCGSGSLKLSAKATGDVYWYDSPSLGIPIFKGENFITPMLTTTTTYYVVAGTEGCLDGKRIPITATVFNLPTAQKKTALINCDEDGKPDGLTFFNLKEATEYMTLGYVDDVDISYYISEADAITQRNAIINPDNFSNDKAITVYARIENKAHCYFIADLVLNVSTTAFPEGYQRELVGCDGDMVNDGITAFDLTMAGTDFMAQFPKEQNLEVSFFRSYNDALLENNKILNETNYFNKTPFKETLYVRVENKDNGACYGIGAHLVLTVMPTPEFKVKPTAILCWEEGSTKLETFEADDNYRYEWTKDGVFIGNTRSLEVKYGGEYKVVGISTYGCRSIPRTITVREVNTAVPYMEDISIKDGSSDNNTIILKDKNLGLGDYEYALDSLKGPYQPKPLFKNVTSGVHTIFIREKHNCGTSSIKFFVFEYPQSFTPNNDGINDFWNITEGLDDIAPYSVTMLSIFNSSGQLVTTINPFDTGWDGTDNKDKAMPEGAYSFTLNLIDKEGKKLERKGNFHLKRE, from the coding sequence ATGTTTAAAAAGTCAAACTACTATTTCCTTTTTTTATTCTTAATCTCTTTTTTTGGGGTTGCACAAAATGCTCAAATGAATAATGCGGCATTGAATAGGCAAGCATACTGTCCATTATCAGAAATTAAAATTGCACCTGCATATAGTATAGAAAATAAAAAAAGTGTAATAAATACAGTAAGTATAAAAGTTACGAGCGGCTATCAAAAAGCACATGATATGTTAAAATTGACCAATGCCTTATTGCATTTGACAATTTCTACAAATTGGAATGTGGCTGAAGGCAAGTTAATACTAACCAGTAGTAAAGATAAACCATTGTCAACAGCCGAATGGACATCAGCAGTTAAGGATGTCGCTTACATTAACAACAGTGCTTCGGTTTCAGGTGAACGAACATTTTCAGTTTTTATAAATAACAACAGTAAGAACACAGTAAATACACATATTTTTGTTCCGACAATATCTGAAGTGATTGCAAATGAAAGATGTGGTTCAGGTAGTTTAAAATTATCTGCAAAAGCCACGGGAGATGTTTATTGGTATGATTCCCCCTCATTAGGAATACCAATTTTTAAAGGTGAAAATTTTATAACACCTATGCTAACTACTACGACCACTTATTATGTAGTTGCCGGTACTGAAGGGTGCCTAGATGGAAAGCGAATCCCAATTACTGCAACGGTTTTTAACCTACCCACAGCTCAGAAAAAAACAGCATTAATAAATTGCGATGAAGATGGGAAACCAGATGGTTTAACATTCTTTAATTTAAAAGAAGCTACAGAATATATGACATTAGGATATGTTGATGATGTTGATATAAGCTACTATATATCAGAAGCCGATGCCATAACCCAAAGGAATGCAATTATTAATCCTGATAATTTTAGTAATGATAAAGCAATTACCGTTTATGCAAGAATAGAAAATAAAGCTCATTGTTATTTTATTGCGGATTTAGTTTTAAATGTTTCTACAACTGCTTTTCCAGAGGGTTATCAAAGAGAATTAGTTGGTTGCGATGGAGACATGGTAAATGACGGAATAACTGCTTTTGATTTAACTATGGCAGGAACCGATTTTATGGCACAATTCCCAAAAGAACAAAATTTAGAAGTTTCTTTTTTCAGAAGTTATAATGACGCTTTATTAGAAAACAATAAAATTTTAAATGAAACCAATTATTTTAATAAAACTCCATTTAAAGAAACATTGTATGTTAGAGTTGAAAATAAGGATAATGGAGCATGTTATGGAATCGGAGCTCATTTAGTTTTAACGGTAATGCCAACACCTGAATTTAAAGTAAAACCAACTGCTATTTTATGTTGGGAAGAAGGATCAACTAAATTAGAAACATTTGAAGCCGATGATAATTATCGTTATGAATGGACTAAAGATGGTGTTTTTATCGGTAACACAAGGTCCTTAGAAGTTAAATACGGAGGAGAATATAAAGTAGTAGGTATTTCTACTTACGGTTGTAGATCTATACCACGCACAATTACTGTTAGGGAAGTAAATACTGCCGTACCTTATATGGAAGACATTTCAATTAAAGATGGTTCTTCAGATAATAATACAATAATCTTAAAAGATAAAAACTTAGGATTGGGCGATTACGAATACGCACTAGATTCTTTAAAAGGTCCTTATCAACCTAAACCCTTGTTTAAAAACGTCACATCTGGCGTGCATACTATTTTTATTAGAGAAAAGCATAATTGCGGCACTTCTAGTATTAAATTTTTCGTATTTGAATATCCACAAAGCTTCACGCCTAATAATGATGGAATTAATGATTTTTGGAATATAACTGAAGGTCTAGATGATATAGCCCCATATAGTGTTACGATGCTATCTATTTTTAACTCGTCAGGACAATTAGTAACAACTATTAATCCATTTGATACCGGATGGGATGGAACTGATAATAAAGATAAAGCAATGCCAGAAGGGGCATATAGTTTTACACTTAACCTAATTGATAAAGAAGGTAAAAAATTAGAAAGAAAAGGAAATTTTCATTTGAAGAGAGAATAA